Proteins co-encoded in one Prunus persica cultivar Lovell chromosome G6, Prunus_persica_NCBIv2, whole genome shotgun sequence genomic window:
- the LOC18774130 gene encoding actin-depolymerizing factor 2 yields MANAASGMAVHDDCKLKFLELKAKRTYRSIVFKIEEKQKQVVVESVGEPTETYEQFAGKLPADECRYAVFDFDFLTPEGVQKSRIFFIAWSPDTSRVRSKMIYASSKDRFKRELDGIQIELQATDPTEIGLDVIKSRAS; encoded by the exons atg GCCAACGCAGCATCTGGTATGGCTGTGCATGATGATTGCAAATTGAAGTTTTTGGAGCTTAAGGCCAAGAGGACCTACCGCTCAATTGTTTTCAAGATTGAGGAGAAGCAAAAGCAAGTTGTGGTGGAATCTGTTGGTGAACCAACAGAGACCTATGAGCAGTTCGCAGGAAAACTTCCCGCTGATGAATGCCGTTATGCtgtttttgattttgatttcctTACACCAGAAGGTGTACAGAAGAGCCGCATATTCTTCATTGCATG GTCTCCTGATACATCGAGGGTGAGAAGCAAGATGATCTATGCAAGCTCGAAAGACAGATTTAAGAGAGAGCTTGATGGAATCCAGATTGAGTTGCAAGCGACTGATCCGACTGAGATTGGTCTTGATGTCATTAAAAGCCGTGCCAGCTAG
- the LOC18773039 gene encoding uncharacterized protein LOC18773039 — translation MEEEAVCLGQLTDGGVETDDFPRTELKRDHQCVVDDTEPDSFPNKKQAKEHSNEDIRSEVSNPVVSPKENASTFQDITSQPAEVENSNQVECGEVTSPCLGNSSSGETLSDGQRAENDNFQIDNDMNGDVLTSRVVVEIPKLASSSGIRKITFKFSKKKEDYDSQSVASISQTLSNGLGSGFPHGGSYEEPGTDFQAMASTSREFPASSYSRKYAETGNCHPCTPNRELEASNKVLSNYPTNVKKLLSTGILDGARVKYVSTTSEIALHGIISNGGYLCACSSCNFSKVLSAYEFEQHAGVKTRHPNNHIYLENGRPVYSIIQELKTAPLDSLDEVIRGVAGSSVNEESFCVWKATLHQSDGMAEVDKRPCVKLPKLPNSLPKLPHSLPKLPHSLPRPTHSLPRPSSHTPYSVMYQKKPAEGGNKRRDNDLHRLLFMPNGLPDGAKLAYYVKGQRLLGGYKQGNGIFCNCCDREISPSQFEAHAGMAARRQPYRHIYISNGLTLHDIAMSLANGQNLTIGGSDGNDDMCAVCGHDMGDMIFCDGCPRAYHSACLDLPWVPEGDWHCPNCRDKFEPGRKAAAGESSNFGKPIVIRLTRVFKAPEFEIGGCVVCRSHDFSAALFDDRTVIICDQCEKEFHVGCLRNSGLCDLKELPKDKWFCCDDCNKIHAALQNLVYNGAERIPAPLSDTIIRKHADRGIRIDGVTDDVQWRVFSGKSRYPEHLPFLSRAAAIFRECFDPIVAQSGRDLIPVMVYGRNISGQEFGGMYCVVLIVRSVVVSAGLLRVFGQEVAELPIVATSREHQGKGYFQALFSCIERLLISLKVEKLVLPAAEEAESIWTKKLGFRKMRDEQLSKYLKEVQLTIFRGTSMLEKVVKLMD, via the exons ATGGAAGAAGAGGCGGTTTGTTTGGGCCAATTAACAGATGGGGGAGTGGAAACTGACGACTTCCCAAGAACTGAATTGAAGCGAGACCATCAGTGTGTCGTAGATGATACCGAGCCAGACTCATTTCCAAACAAGAAGCAAGCCAAAGAGCATTCCAATGAGGATATACGCTCAGAAGTTTCAAACCCGGTTGTCTCTCCAAAAGAGAACGCCTCCACTTTTCAGGACATAACTAGCCAACCGGCTGAAGTGGAAAATAGTAACCAAGTTGAGTGCGGTGAAGTCACTTCCCCGTGTCTGGGGAATTCAAGCTCAGGGGAGACCTTGAGCGATGGACAGCGTGCTGAGAATGacaattttcaaattgataACGATATGAATGGTGATGTATTGACTTCTCGCGTTGTAGTTGAAATTCCTAAGCTTGCCAGTTCATCTGGGATTCGCAAAATTACGTTTAAGTTCAGCAAAAAAAAGGAGGATTATGACAGTCAGTCAGTGGCTTCAATTAGTCAGACACTGAGTAATGGACTTGGTAGTGGCTTTCCACATGGAGGTTCGTATGAGGAGCCTGGAACAGACTTTCAAGCAATGGCTAGTACAAGTAGGGAGTTTCCTGCAAGTTCATATTCGAGGAAGTACGCTGAAACCGGAAACTGTCATCCATGTACTCCTAATAGGGAATTGGAAGCGTCTAACAAGGTTTTGAGCAACTATCCTACAAATGTCAAAAAGCTATTATCTACTGGTATTCTTGATGGAGCTAGAGTGAAATATGTTTCCACCACATCAGAG ATAGCGCTGCATGGAATTATAAGTAATGGTGGCTATTTGTGCGCCTGCTCATCATGCAATTTCAGCAAG GTACTCAGTGCATATGAGTTTGAGCAGCATGCTGGTGTCAAGACTCGCCATCCTAATAATCATATATACTTGGAGAATGGGAGGCCAGTTTATAGTATCATACAAGAATTGAAGACTGCTCCACTAGACTCGCTGGATGAAGTGATAAGGGGTGTTGCTGGTTCTTCTGTCAATGAAGAGTCCTTCTGTGTTTGGAAAG CAACTCTTCATCAAAGTGATGGAATGGCTGAAGTAGATAAAAGACCTTGTGTGAAGCTTCCTAAACTGCCTAATTCGCTTCCTAAACTGCCTCATTCTCTTCCTAAACTGCCTCATTCTCTTCCTAGGCCGACTCATTCTCTTCCCAG ACCAAGCTCCCACACTCCTTACTCAGTTATGTACCAGAAGAAACCTGCTGAAGGTGGCAATAAGAGAAG GGATAATGATCTTCACCGATTACTGTTTATGCCAAATGGGCTTCCAGATGGAGCTAAATTGGCATACTATGTCAAAGGCCAG AGATTACTTGGTGGCTATAAGCAAGGAAATGGTATATTCTGTAATTGCTGTGACAGAGAG ATAAGCCCTTCACAGTTTGAAGCTCATGCTGGAATGGCTGCAAGGCGTCAACC CTACCGTCACATCTATATTTCCAATGGATTGACGCTTCACGATATAGCCATGTCCTTGGCCAATGGGCAAAACCTCACCATTGGTGGCAGTGATGGAAATGATGATATGTGTGCAGTTTGTGGACATGATATGGGGGATATGATTTTTTGTGATGGCTGCCCTCGTGCTTATCATTCAG CTTGTTTGGATTTACCGTGGGTTCCTGAAGGTGATTGGCATTGTCCGAATTGTAGAGATAAATTTGAACCTGGTAGGAAAGCTGCTGCTGGCGAATcttcaaattttggaaaacCAATTGTAATACGGTTGACAAGGGTCTTTAAAGCCCCTGAATTTGAAATTGGtggttgtgttgtttgcaG GAGCCATGATTTCAGTGCGGCTTTATTTGATGACCGAACAGTTATAATCTGTGACCAA TGCGAGAAGGAGTTCCATGTCGGTTGCTTACGGAACAGTGGATTATGTGACTTAAAA GAACTCCCCAAGGATAAGTGGTTTTGTTGTGATGACTGTAATAAGATTCATGCAGCGTTGCAGAATTTAGTATATAATGGAGCGGAGCGGATTCCAGCGCCATTGTCGGATACAATAATCAGGAAGCATGCAGATAGAGGTATACGTATTGATGGAGTGACAGATGATGTTCAATGGCGAGTTTTCAGTGGTAAAAGTCGCTACCCAGAACATCTACCCTTTCTTTCAAGGGCTGCTGCAATTTTTCGG GAGTGCTTTGACCCTATTGTTGCACAATCTGGTCGTGATTTGATCCCTGTTATGGTATATGG GAGAAATATATCGGGCCAAGAGTTTGGAGGCATGTATTGTGTAGTTTTAATAGTAAG GTCTGTTGTTGTATCTGCTGGTCTCCTTAGGGTTTTTGGTCAGGAGGTTGCTGAGCTTCCTATTGTCGCGACAAGTAGAGAACATCAAGGAAAA GGTTATTTCCAAGCATTATTTTCGTGTATAGAGAGGTTACTTATTTCCCTGAAAGTGGAAAAGCTGGTTCTCCCTGCGGCTGAGGAAGCTGAGTCAATCTGGACGAAGAAATTAGGCTTTAGAAAGATGAGAGACGAGCAA TTATCAAAATACTTGAAGGAAGTCCAGCTGACAATTTTCAGGGGGACGTCAATGCTTGAAAAGGTGGTGAAGTTGATGGATTGA